In Rubrivirga marina, the following are encoded in one genomic region:
- a CDS encoding DEDD exonuclease domain-containing protein has protein sequence MDLDTAPFVIVDTETTGSRAGEDRLIEIGAARLMGGEVVETFQQLVDPGRHVPHRITRLTGISTAMVYGQPQAAEVMPRFLEFLGDAVLVAHNLPFDARFLDVALAEAGLPPLQNPSLDTLRLARRLLSSLPSKGLSKLIEHFGIAVNGRHRALGDAVATAELLTILLDRMRIEFGVETVEDVLAFQRRRYKDTRREPSHLRKIRDEILPLLPDRPGVYFMRDAKGRVIYVGKAKSLRNRVRSYFTGVESHVPKTRKLVRDVRDVTWRETGTELAALLEESKLIKNYLPVYNRAQRRYRDYPFLRLDATHPYPTISWTPRIAHDGAEYYGPLGRRGQAEELVELIGRLFMLRECDDNVFTLGRPCLYHEMGRCGAPCVGGEGAEQYGLEVERVRAFLTGRDTEAVDMVEEAMREAAASREYEAAGWYRDQLRRLQRTLGRQRKIASAVHEHDAVLIEPLAPGYEGHEGGAQLFLIRYGRLAGRVDLPADPAPDEVADLAAALAEAFDPALPPPESHLRPDVDEMRMLANWMRLHPEGARQVRWRPEHDADDFLEAVIDAAREAVPTNEPEDDEDE, from the coding sequence ATGGACCTGGACACCGCCCCCTTCGTCATCGTCGACACCGAGACCACCGGCTCGCGGGCCGGCGAGGACCGGCTGATCGAGATCGGGGCCGCCCGCCTCATGGGCGGCGAGGTCGTCGAGACGTTCCAGCAACTCGTCGATCCCGGCCGCCACGTGCCCCACCGGATCACGCGGCTGACGGGCATCTCGACGGCCATGGTCTACGGCCAGCCCCAGGCCGCCGAGGTCATGCCGCGGTTCCTCGAGTTCCTCGGCGACGCGGTCCTCGTGGCCCACAACCTCCCGTTCGACGCGCGGTTCTTGGACGTGGCGCTCGCCGAAGCCGGTCTCCCGCCGCTCCAGAACCCGTCTCTCGACACGCTTCGCCTCGCCCGGCGTCTCCTCTCGTCGCTCCCGTCGAAGGGGCTGAGCAAGCTCATCGAGCACTTCGGCATCGCGGTCAACGGCCGGCACCGGGCCCTCGGCGACGCCGTCGCCACGGCCGAGCTCCTCACGATCCTCCTCGACCGGATGCGGATCGAGTTCGGCGTCGAGACGGTCGAGGACGTGCTCGCCTTCCAGCGACGGCGCTACAAGGACACGCGCCGCGAGCCGAGCCACCTCCGGAAGATCCGCGACGAGATCCTGCCGCTCCTGCCGGACCGGCCAGGCGTCTACTTCATGCGCGACGCGAAGGGCCGCGTGATCTACGTCGGCAAGGCCAAGAGCCTCCGGAACCGCGTGCGGAGCTACTTCACGGGCGTCGAGAGCCACGTGCCGAAGACGCGGAAGCTCGTCCGTGACGTGCGCGACGTGACGTGGCGCGAGACGGGGACCGAGCTGGCGGCGCTCCTCGAGGAGTCGAAGCTGATCAAGAACTACCTCCCGGTCTACAACCGCGCCCAGCGGCGCTACCGCGACTACCCGTTCCTCCGCCTCGACGCGACGCACCCGTACCCCACGATCTCGTGGACGCCGCGCATCGCGCACGACGGGGCCGAGTACTACGGGCCGCTCGGGCGCCGCGGCCAGGCCGAGGAGCTCGTCGAGCTGATCGGGCGGCTGTTCATGCTCCGGGAGTGCGACGACAACGTGTTCACGCTCGGCCGGCCGTGCCTCTACCACGAGATGGGCCGGTGCGGCGCGCCGTGCGTCGGCGGCGAGGGCGCCGAGCAGTACGGGCTCGAGGTCGAGCGCGTCCGCGCGTTCCTCACCGGCCGGGATACCGAGGCCGTCGACATGGTCGAGGAGGCGATGCGGGAGGCCGCGGCGTCGCGCGAGTACGAGGCCGCCGGGTGGTACCGCGACCAGCTCCGCCGTCTCCAACGGACGCTCGGCCGTCAGCGGAAGATCGCGAGCGCGGTCCACGAGCACGACGCGGTCCTGATCGAGCCACTCGCACCGGGCTATGAGGGCCACGAGGGCGGGGCCCAACTTTTCCTGATCCGGTACGGCCGCCTCGCCGGTCGCGTCGACCTCCCCGCCGACCCCGCGCCGGACGAGGTCGCCGACCTCGCCGCCGCGCTCGCCGAGGCGTTCGACCCCGCGCTCCCCCCGCCCGAGAGCCACCTCCGGCCGGACGTCGACGAGATGCGGATGCTCGCCAACTGGATGCGGCTCCACCCCGAGGGCGCCCGCCAGGTCCGCTGGCGACCCGAGCACGACGCCGACGACTTCTTGGAGGCCGTCATCGACGCCGCACGGGAGGCCGTGCCCACGAACGAGCCGGAGGACGACGAGGACGAGTAG
- a CDS encoding alkaline phosphatase, with the protein MNRLLILLALALSACATAQPATDAPERPRAASGDATPRNVVLMIADGFGPASATLGAAAKGAPLALDGVLVGSVETSSSDSRVTDSAAGATAYACGLKTYNGAIAVDADGRPCRTVLEAAEAAGLATGLVATSRITHATPASFAAHVESRAEEAEVARQLAASGVEVLFGGGRSYFTDLTGPMAADGWAVATDRDGYDALDATPAAALLADGHLAYEIDRDETDQPSLAEMTTTALDLLASSPDGRENGFFLMIEGSRIDHAGHANDPAAHLGDILAYDEAVAAVLDWAARDGTTLVVSTADHETGGMALGRDGIYAWDPAPLLAATASFEAMTAALQAGGDPVAVVREGLALDDLPEGAEEAIRGALATGDPYALGPVVRDLISEPAGIGWTTSGHTAVDVGLYAFGPGASQFAGRHANDAVGRMLFEALGLDR; encoded by the coding sequence ATGAACCGCCTCCTGATCCTCCTGGCGCTCGCCCTCAGCGCGTGCGCGACCGCCCAGCCGGCCACCGACGCGCCCGAGCGCCCCCGCGCCGCCTCAGGCGACGCGACCCCTCGCAACGTCGTCCTGATGATCGCCGACGGGTTCGGGCCGGCCTCGGCCACGCTCGGGGCCGCGGCGAAGGGCGCCCCGCTCGCGCTCGATGGCGTCCTCGTCGGCTCCGTCGAGACGTCGTCGTCCGACAGCCGGGTGACGGACTCGGCGGCCGGGGCGACGGCCTACGCCTGCGGCCTCAAGACGTACAATGGTGCCATCGCCGTCGACGCGGACGGGCGGCCGTGCCGGACGGTCCTCGAGGCGGCCGAGGCGGCCGGGCTCGCGACGGGGCTCGTCGCCACGAGCCGGATCACGCACGCCACGCCGGCCTCGTTCGCCGCCCACGTCGAGAGCCGCGCCGAGGAGGCCGAGGTCGCGCGCCAGCTCGCGGCCTCCGGCGTCGAGGTGCTCTTCGGCGGCGGCCGGTCCTACTTCACCGACCTCACCGGCCCGATGGCCGCCGACGGGTGGGCCGTCGCCACCGACCGGGACGGGTACGACGCGCTCGACGCCACGCCCGCCGCCGCGCTCCTCGCCGACGGCCACCTCGCCTACGAGATCGACCGCGACGAGACCGACCAGCCGTCGCTGGCCGAGATGACGACGACGGCGCTCGACCTGCTGGCGAGCTCGCCGGACGGCCGCGAGAACGGGTTCTTCCTCATGATCGAGGGCTCGCGGATCGACCACGCCGGCCACGCCAACGACCCGGCGGCGCACCTCGGCGACATCCTGGCCTACGACGAGGCCGTGGCCGCCGTCCTCGACTGGGCCGCTCGCGACGGCACCACGCTCGTCGTCTCGACGGCCGACCACGAGACGGGAGGAATGGCGCTCGGCCGGGATGGCATCTACGCCTGGGACCCCGCGCCACTCCTGGCGGCGACGGCCTCGTTTGAGGCCATGACCGCCGCGCTCCAAGCCGGCGGCGACCCCGTCGCCGTCGTCCGCGAGGGGCTCGCGCTCGACGACCTGCCCGAGGGCGCCGAGGAGGCGATTCGCGGCGCCCTCGCGACCGGCGACCCGTACGCACTGGGCCCGGTCGTCCGTGACCTCATCAGCGAGCCGGCTGGGATCGGCTGGACCACGAGCGGCCACACGGCCGTCGACGTCGGGCTCTACGCCTTCGGGCCCGGCGCCTCGCAGTTTGCCGGTCGGCACGCGAACGACGCCGTCGGGCGGATGCTGTTCGAGGCGCTCGGCCTCGACCGCTAG
- a CDS encoding ricin-type beta-trefoil lectin domain protein has product MRPFLFAALAAFLAPTVSAQWGAVLTADPTLCLAESGGYVHTRACGPQYNHFQARFIPSRGAYYLKTGSGGCLSAFEGAGRPLRSVPCILGDANQEWSFHRTGQVISRAAGGANCIDVERGLGRDRRVLVYRCDVNWNEAARAHNQRFYFSTGIQYNPTLASRAVRVSLLPGSPYVSFSQGASVVSAGSGNVVSAGGGNVVSAGSGNVVSAGGLN; this is encoded by the coding sequence ATGCGACCCTTCCTCTTCGCGGCGCTCGCCGCGTTCCTCGCCCCTACCGTCTCAGCGCAGTGGGGCGCGGTCCTCACTGCCGACCCCACCCTCTGCCTCGCCGAGTCCGGCGGCTACGTGCACACGCGGGCGTGCGGGCCCCAGTACAACCACTTCCAAGCCCGGTTCATCCCGTCCCGCGGGGCCTACTATCTCAAGACCGGGAGCGGAGGGTGCCTCAGCGCCTTCGAAGGGGCCGGGCGTCCGCTCCGAAGCGTCCCCTGCATCCTCGGCGACGCCAACCAGGAGTGGTCGTTCCACCGGACGGGGCAGGTCATCAGCCGGGCCGCCGGCGGCGCCAACTGCATCGACGTCGAGCGAGGGCTGGGGCGGGACCGCCGTGTGCTCGTGTACCGGTGCGACGTCAACTGGAACGAGGCGGCCCGGGCCCACAACCAGCGGTTCTACTTCAGCACCGGCATCCAGTACAACCCCACCCTCGCCAGCCGGGCGGTCCGGGTCTCGCTTCTCCCCGGGTCGCCATACGTGTCGTTCTCTCAGGGGGCCAGCGTCGTCTCGGCCGGATCGGGCAACGTGGTCTCGGCCGGCGGCGGCAACGTGGTCTCAGCGGGGTCCGGCAACGTGGTCTCGGCCGGGGGCCTCAACTAG
- a CDS encoding amino acid permease, producing MADREAPATATARFGTFAGVFTPNVLTILGIILFLRTGWVVGQAGLWGALAIIGLANAISLLTGLSLSSIATSMDVRAGGNYYLISRSLGLEIGGAVGIPLYLSQAISVAFYIIGFVEAMSMVPALAAIDPQLLATGVALLFVVVAYVGADFALKIQFGILAVLVAALVSFFAGGWGSIEPANTAASYTDGVSFWVVFAVFFPAVTGIEVGISLSGDLKDPSKSIPYGTIASILVTATVYVAAAVWFATHLSPEELISNTGAMGEIAAFPILILAGVAASTLSSALGSVLAAPRTLEAVSNDRVVPKWMASRLGSPTEPRAAVLLTGAVAVGVIWAGDIDAVAPVITMFFLNTYGMVNLVAAIEKVVDNPSFRPRFAVPVVVPALGALGCYGAMFLINAPATVAAIVVTYGIYFWLRRRETVEAWGDVRSGVWTSLARFALLKLEQRAPDPRNWRPNLMVFTGQPHNRERLVALADWLSLGRGVVTFSQLLTGAAGDPNKPRLRQTARERIRTYIREHQMAAFAEAQIVSDFASGAVAVAQSHGVGRLEANTVLMGWSGTPGGRALLLRVLRDLADLGKSVLFLRVDEARGFGDRRTIQVWWGGRGGNGDLMLLLAHLARRHRDWDGARLRVLRVVGREDAVERVREETVALLDAVRVEAEVAVIVRADRDRPFVDLVAEHSAEADLTVLGMQRPDAASAEAYGEDLDALAAAAGTVLLVHSGAPEEATL from the coding sequence ATGGCCGACCGCGAGGCTCCCGCGACCGCCACGGCGCGCTTCGGCACGTTCGCCGGGGTGTTCACGCCGAACGTCCTCACGATCCTCGGGATCATCCTCTTCCTGCGGACCGGCTGGGTCGTGGGACAGGCCGGGCTGTGGGGCGCGCTCGCCATCATCGGGCTGGCGAACGCGATCTCGCTGCTGACCGGGCTCTCGCTCTCGTCGATCGCCACGAGCATGGACGTCCGGGCGGGCGGCAACTACTACCTCATCTCGCGGTCGCTGGGGCTCGAGATCGGCGGGGCCGTCGGGATCCCGCTGTACCTGTCGCAGGCGATCTCCGTCGCGTTCTACATCATCGGGTTCGTCGAGGCCATGTCGATGGTGCCGGCGCTGGCGGCGATCGACCCCCAGCTCCTGGCGACCGGCGTGGCCCTCCTGTTCGTCGTCGTCGCCTACGTCGGGGCCGACTTCGCGCTGAAGATCCAGTTCGGGATCCTGGCCGTCCTCGTCGCCGCGCTCGTGTCGTTCTTCGCGGGCGGGTGGGGCTCGATCGAGCCGGCGAACACGGCGGCCAGCTACACCGACGGCGTCTCGTTCTGGGTCGTGTTCGCCGTGTTCTTCCCGGCCGTGACCGGGATCGAGGTCGGGATCTCGCTCTCGGGCGACCTCAAGGACCCGTCGAAGAGCATCCCGTACGGGACGATCGCCTCGATCCTCGTGACGGCGACGGTGTATGTGGCCGCGGCCGTGTGGTTCGCGACGCACCTTTCGCCGGAGGAGCTCATCTCGAACACGGGGGCGATGGGCGAGATCGCCGCGTTCCCGATCCTGATCCTAGCCGGCGTGGCCGCGAGCACCCTGTCGAGCGCGCTCGGCAGCGTCCTCGCCGCGCCGCGGACGCTGGAGGCCGTCTCGAACGACCGCGTCGTCCCGAAGTGGATGGCCTCGCGCCTCGGGAGCCCGACCGAGCCGCGCGCGGCCGTCCTGCTCACGGGCGCCGTCGCCGTCGGCGTGATCTGGGCGGGCGACATCGACGCCGTGGCCCCGGTCATCACGATGTTCTTCCTGAACACGTACGGGATGGTCAACCTCGTGGCGGCCATCGAGAAGGTCGTCGACAACCCGAGCTTCCGGCCGCGGTTCGCGGTCCCGGTCGTGGTCCCGGCGCTCGGCGCGCTCGGCTGCTACGGGGCGATGTTCCTCATCAACGCCCCGGCGACGGTCGCGGCCATCGTGGTGACGTACGGGATCTACTTCTGGCTCCGGCGGCGCGAGACCGTCGAGGCCTGGGGCGACGTCCGGAGCGGCGTGTGGACGTCGCTGGCGCGGTTCGCCCTCCTCAAGCTGGAGCAGCGGGCGCCCGACCCGCGCAACTGGCGGCCGAACCTCATGGTGTTCACGGGCCAGCCCCACAACCGCGAGCGCCTCGTGGCGCTGGCCGACTGGCTCAGCCTCGGGCGCGGCGTCGTCACCTTCAGCCAGCTCCTCACGGGCGCCGCGGGCGACCCCAACAAGCCGCGGCTCCGGCAGACAGCCCGCGAGCGGATCCGGACGTACATCCGCGAGCACCAGATGGCGGCCTTCGCCGAGGCCCAGATCGTCTCCGACTTCGCGTCCGGCGCCGTGGCCGTCGCGCAGTCCCACGGCGTCGGGCGGCTGGAGGCCAACACGGTGCTGATGGGGTGGAGCGGGACGCCGGGCGGTCGGGCCCTGCTCCTGCGCGTGCTCCGCGACCTCGCCGATCTCGGCAAGTCGGTCCTCTTCCTCCGCGTCGACGAGGCCCGGGGCTTCGGGGACCGCCGGACGATCCAGGTGTGGTGGGGCGGACGGGGCGGCAACGGCGACCTCATGCTGCTCCTGGCCCACCTCGCGCGGCGCCACCGCGACTGGGACGGCGCGCGGCTCCGCGTGCTCCGGGTGGTCGGGCGGGAGGACGCCGTCGAGCGGGTCCGCGAAGAGACCGTGGCGCTCCTCGACGCCGTCCGCGTCGAGGCCGAGGTCGCCGTGATCGTCCGCGCCGACCGGGACCGACCGTTCGTCGACCTCGTCGCCGAGCACAGCGCCGAAGCCGACCTGACGGTCCTCGGCATGCAACGGCCCGACGCGGCCTCGGCCGAGGCGTATGGCGAGGACCTCGACGCCCTCGCGGCGGCGGCCGGGACCGTCCTCCTCGTCCACAGCGGGGCCCCGGAGGAGGCGACGCTCTAG
- the corA gene encoding magnesium/cobalt transporter CorA gives MLVYEGDEGAGPVQIHVIDYDADRLEEGPATVDACDRYRDARTVSWIDVDGVHDVALVERLGASFGLHPLTLEDIVSPDQRPKLEEYPGYVYVVLQMMHYDHDARRIEAEQVSLVVGEGFVLSFQESKEGDVFEPVRQRLREGRGVIRKHGADFLTYALIDVVVDHYMEILEGLGEHIEDVEDDLTARPNADRLRDITGLRRQVIALRRSIWPLRDVVAALERADHPFVTDAIDPYLRDVYDHTVRTIELIESAREILASLVELHLSAVSNRLTEVMKVLTIISVFFLPLTFIAGVYGMNFNPEASPLNMPELNWFYGYPFAWGLMLAVALVMFGVFRRKGWL, from the coding sequence ATGCTCGTCTACGAAGGGGATGAGGGGGCGGGCCCCGTCCAGATCCACGTGATCGACTACGACGCCGATCGCCTGGAGGAGGGCCCGGCGACCGTCGACGCCTGTGACCGCTATCGCGACGCCCGGACCGTCAGCTGGATCGACGTCGACGGCGTCCACGACGTCGCGCTCGTCGAGCGGCTCGGGGCCAGCTTCGGGCTCCACCCCCTCACCCTCGAGGACATCGTGAGCCCGGACCAGCGGCCCAAGCTCGAGGAGTACCCCGGGTACGTCTACGTCGTGCTCCAGATGATGCACTACGACCACGACGCCCGCCGCATCGAGGCCGAGCAGGTCAGCCTCGTCGTGGGGGAGGGCTTCGTGCTCTCGTTCCAGGAGTCGAAGGAGGGCGACGTGTTCGAGCCGGTCCGGCAGCGGCTCCGTGAGGGCCGCGGCGTCATCCGGAAGCACGGGGCCGACTTCCTCACCTACGCCCTCATCGACGTCGTGGTGGACCACTACATGGAGATCCTCGAAGGCCTCGGCGAGCACATCGAGGACGTCGAAGACGACCTCACCGCCCGCCCCAACGCCGACCGCCTCCGCGACATCACCGGGCTCCGCCGCCAGGTCATCGCGCTGCGCCGCTCGATCTGGCCCCTCCGCGACGTCGTCGCTGCGCTGGAGCGGGCCGACCACCCGTTCGTCACCGACGCCATCGACCCGTACCTCCGCGACGTGTACGACCACACCGTCCGGACGATCGAGCTGATCGAATCGGCACGCGAGATCCTCGCCTCGCTTGTCGAGCTCCACCTCTCGGCGGTGAGCAACCGGCTGACCGAGGTCATGAAGGTGCTCACGATCATCTCGGTGTTCTTCCTCCCCCTCACGTTCATCGCCGGCGTCTACGGGATGAACTTCAACCCCGAGGCGTCGCCGCTCAACATGCCCGAGCTCAACTGGTTCTACGGGTACCCGTTCGCGTGGGGGCTCATGCTGGCCGTCGCGCTCGTGATGTTCGGGGTCTTCCGCCGGAAGGGCTGGCTCTGA
- a CDS encoding serine/threonine-protein kinase has product MTDSLSDWRRVEAVFSEAADLPTEARPAFLDGACRTSDGAPDTDLRRKVEDLLDADAPAAAFFDAPPPKRLERVGPWRLVDRVGRGGMGEVWRAERDDGRYEQTAAVKLVRVGLAPRLEARFLAERQILARLDHPAIGRLLDGGVAEDGRPWLAMEFVEGEPITAYCDHHTLSVDARLELFRSVCDAVQSAHRKLVVHRDLKPSNVLVTESPEGPRVKLLDFGIAKLLAEDDTAAVETVADLRMMTPEYAAPEQVAEGDITTATDVYALGVLLYELLTGRRPHAEAGGRHAIEQAILETEPLRPSDAVTHATTGEAARPTSEQTGSGGLRATSPERLRRRLRGDLDRIVMKALRKEPERRYDSAAALGADVRRHLQGLPVEARPQTVGYRASRFVRRHRTGVAVSILSLAVVLGAAGVALHEADRASEERDRAVRATTLLTDLLGDVDPDETGGRQVAAVDLLDRTSARLRSGLRDDPWTRASVEAALGKVYGNLGLFDRAEALQRDALRVREELGGPGHPEALESAADLATLLTQSSRYAEGEEILERALASGIDALGPTAPAVATVRRAMGLNLVSQGRFAEAEPYLRRAMADVERELGPDHVETAHAHAAMGALLRRQGRLIDAEVAYQRAAELYRTHYGPESARLGSVLNELGVVVKNQGDYLRGQTYYRQALGIFEETYGENHPETALALSNLALVYKDRALMTGDEALLQRAAPLLDRSLTTFRRLHGDDHLRVAHTEAHLGMLALAEGDAVAAEGWFRRSLATHDLARTPALHSARPYPMTGLGTALVHTGRAAEAVPLLREALRVREVSTPGHWRIAEAQSALAEAYVDLGRTLSADSLLSLAEARMVRGDGEFGPLRILTRQRRAALAARGG; this is encoded by the coding sequence ATGACCGACTCGCTCTCCGACTGGCGCCGCGTCGAGGCCGTTTTCAGCGAAGCGGCCGACCTCCCGACCGAGGCCCGCCCCGCGTTCCTCGACGGCGCCTGTCGCACATCCGACGGGGCCCCTGACACGGACCTCCGCCGGAAGGTGGAGGACCTCCTCGACGCCGACGCCCCGGCCGCCGCCTTCTTCGACGCGCCACCGCCGAAGCGCCTGGAGCGCGTCGGGCCGTGGCGGCTGGTCGATCGCGTCGGACGAGGCGGGATGGGCGAGGTCTGGCGCGCCGAGCGGGACGACGGGCGGTATGAACAAACGGCGGCCGTGAAGCTCGTCCGCGTCGGGCTGGCGCCGCGGCTCGAGGCCCGGTTCCTGGCCGAGCGCCAGATCCTGGCCCGGCTCGACCACCCGGCGATCGGGCGGCTCCTCGACGGCGGCGTGGCCGAGGACGGACGGCCGTGGCTGGCGATGGAGTTCGTCGAGGGCGAACCGATCACGGCCTACTGCGACCACCACACGCTGAGCGTCGACGCCCGGCTTGAGCTGTTCCGCTCGGTCTGCGACGCGGTCCAGTCGGCCCACCGGAAGCTCGTGGTCCACCGCGACCTCAAGCCGTCGAACGTCCTCGTGACGGAGTCGCCGGAGGGGCCGCGCGTCAAGCTCCTCGACTTCGGCATCGCCAAGCTCCTCGCCGAGGACGACACCGCGGCCGTCGAGACGGTGGCCGACCTCCGCATGATGACGCCGGAGTACGCCGCCCCCGAACAGGTGGCCGAGGGCGACATCACGACGGCGACTGACGTCTACGCCCTCGGCGTCCTGCTCTACGAGCTCCTCACCGGGCGCCGGCCGCACGCCGAGGCCGGCGGGCGCCACGCCATCGAGCAGGCGATCCTCGAGACCGAGCCGCTCCGCCCGTCCGACGCCGTCACGCACGCGACGACGGGCGAGGCGGCCCGTCCCACGAGCGAGCAGACCGGGTCGGGCGGGCTCCGGGCGACGTCGCCCGAGCGGCTCCGGCGCCGCCTCCGCGGCGACCTCGACCGGATCGTGATGAAGGCGCTCCGGAAGGAGCCCGAGCGGCGCTACGACTCGGCCGCCGCGCTCGGCGCCGACGTCCGGCGACACCTCCAGGGGCTCCCGGTCGAGGCACGGCCCCAGACGGTCGGGTACCGCGCCTCCCGGTTCGTCCGGCGCCACCGGACCGGCGTGGCCGTGTCGATCCTGTCGCTCGCGGTCGTCCTCGGCGCCGCCGGCGTGGCCCTCCACGAGGCCGACCGCGCGAGCGAGGAGCGCGACCGGGCCGTCCGCGCGACGACGCTCCTGACGGACCTCCTCGGGGACGTCGACCCGGACGAGACGGGCGGCCGGCAGGTCGCGGCCGTCGACCTTCTCGACCGGACGTCGGCCCGTCTCCGGTCCGGCCTCCGCGACGACCCGTGGACGCGGGCCTCAGTCGAGGCCGCCCTCGGGAAGGTCTACGGCAACCTCGGCCTGTTCGACCGCGCCGAGGCGCTCCAGCGCGACGCCCTCCGGGTCCGCGAGGAGCTCGGCGGCCCGGGCCACCCCGAGGCCCTCGAGAGCGCGGCCGACCTCGCGACGCTCCTCACGCAGAGCTCGCGGTATGCCGAGGGCGAGGAGATCCTCGAGCGCGCGCTCGCGAGCGGCATCGACGCGCTCGGGCCGACGGCGCCGGCCGTCGCGACGGTCCGCCGGGCCATGGGCCTCAACCTCGTGAGCCAGGGCCGGTTCGCCGAGGCCGAGCCGTACCTCCGCCGGGCCATGGCCGATGTCGAGCGCGAGCTCGGGCCGGACCACGTCGAGACGGCCCACGCGCACGCCGCGATGGGCGCGCTCCTCCGCCGCCAGGGCCGCCTCATCGACGCGGAGGTGGCCTACCAGCGCGCGGCCGAGCTCTACCGGACCCACTACGGGCCGGAGAGCGCCCGCCTCGGGAGCGTGCTCAACGAGCTCGGCGTCGTCGTCAAGAACCAGGGCGACTACCTCCGGGGCCAGACCTACTACCGACAGGCCCTCGGCATCTTCGAGGAGACCTACGGGGAGAACCACCCCGAGACGGCGCTCGCCCTCAGCAACCTCGCCCTCGTCTACAAGGACCGCGCGCTGATGACCGGCGACGAGGCGCTCCTCCAGCGGGCCGCACCGCTCCTCGACCGGTCGCTCACCACGTTCCGCCGGCTCCACGGCGACGACCACCTCCGCGTGGCCCACACGGAGGCCCACCTCGGCATGCTCGCGCTCGCCGAGGGCGACGCGGTCGCGGCCGAGGGCTGGTTCCGCCGCTCGCTCGCCACGCACGACCTCGCGCGCACGCCGGCCCTGCACTCGGCCCGGCCGTACCCCATGACAGGGCTGGGCACGGCGCTCGTCCACACCGGCCGCGCCGCGGAGGCCGTCCCGCTCCTCCGCGAGGCGCTCCGGGTCCGCGAGGTCTCGACGCCCGGCCACTGGCGGATCGCGGAGGCCCAGAGCGCGCTCGCGGAGGCCTACGTCGACCTCGGCCGGACGCTCTCGGCCGACTCCCTCCTCTCGCTCGCCGAGGCGCGCATGGTGCGCGGCGACGGCGAGTTCGGCCCGCTCCGGATCCTGACGCGACAGCGACGGGCCGCCCTCGCCGCCCGCGGCGGCTGA
- the mdh gene encoding malate dehydrogenase — protein sequence MKLTVVGAGNVGATVAECVARMDIVQNIALIDINEGVAQGKALDLMEAAPIHGFDTVIEGGADYGITEGSDVTVITAGLPRKPGMSRDDLLKVNSDIVSSVTRQVVEKSPDTILIVVSNPLDVMTYVAYMESGFPSQRVMGMAGVLDTARYRAFLKMELGVSVRDINAMLLGGHGDSMTPLPRFTTIGSQPVTDLIDEARLDEIIERTKKGGGEIVGLMGTSAWYAPGAGAAEMVEAVVKDSNRVLPAAAWVTGQYGLEDLFIGVPVKLGKGGIKEIVELDLNEKEASDMQASGAHVREVIEAYQNLPKDEA from the coding sequence ATGAAGCTCACCGTGGTAGGCGCGGGCAACGTCGGCGCGACCGTCGCCGAGTGCGTCGCGCGCATGGACATCGTCCAGAACATCGCCCTCATCGACATCAACGAAGGCGTGGCCCAGGGCAAGGCCCTCGACCTCATGGAGGCCGCCCCGATCCACGGGTTCGACACCGTCATCGAGGGCGGGGCCGACTACGGGATCACCGAGGGCTCCGACGTCACCGTCATCACGGCCGGCCTCCCGCGCAAGCCCGGGATGAGCCGCGACGACCTCCTCAAGGTCAACTCCGACATCGTCTCGTCGGTGACCCGCCAGGTCGTCGAGAAGAGCCCGGACACGATCCTCATCGTCGTCTCGAACCCGCTCGACGTCATGACCTACGTGGCGTACATGGAGTCGGGCTTCCCGAGCCAGCGCGTGATGGGCATGGCCGGCGTGCTCGACACGGCGCGCTATCGGGCGTTCCTGAAGATGGAGCTCGGCGTGTCGGTCCGCGACATCAACGCGATGCTCCTCGGCGGCCACGGCGACTCGATGACGCCGCTCCCGCGCTTCACGACGATCGGCAGCCAGCCGGTGACCGACCTCATCGACGAGGCCCGCCTCGACGAGATCATCGAGCGGACCAAGAAGGGCGGCGGCGAGATCGTCGGCCTCATGGGCACGTCGGCGTGGTACGCCCCGGGCGCCGGCGCGGCCGAGATGGTCGAGGCCGTCGTCAAGGACTCGAACCGCGTGCTCCCGGCCGCGGCCTGGGTCACGGGCCAGTACGGGCTCGAGGACCTGTTCATCGGCGTCCCGGTGAAGCTCGGCAAGGGCGGCATCAAGGAGATCGTCGAGCTCGACCTCAACGAGAAGGAGGCCTCCGACATGCAGGCCTCCGGCGCCCACGTCCGCGAGGTCATCGAGGCCTACCAGAACCTCCCGAAGGACGAGGCCTAG